The following nucleotide sequence is from Deltaproteobacteria bacterium.
AGGGTCGGCGGGCTGATACAACGAGAGTTGTCGAATCTCTTGCAAAAAAATGTCAGCGATCCGCGCCTCGAGGGCACGATCATCACGGGCGTGAAGATGTCGCGGGACTTGAGAATTGCCAAGATATATTTCACGTCTCACGGTGGTAAGACGCAAAGCCAGGCCACGGCGGAGGGCTTTAAAAGCGCTCTCGGATACGTAAAGCGTCACCTTGCAGACAAGCTGGGTCTGAGGTACATGCCGGCGCTGCAATTTTACTATGACGAATCGTTCGACTATGGAGCAAATATCGACAAGCTCCTGCAAACAGCCAAGAAGCAAGCCGTAAAATAGCATGGACAAAATCATCACGCAGCTGAAAGAAAGCCGTAACGTACTGGTCACCAGCCATATCAATCCGGATGGCGATGCCATCGGTTCACTCGTTGCCATGGGGTTGGCCTTGAAGTCCTACGGGATCAAGGCTGTCCTTTTCAACGAAAGCGCCATTCCGGCGGTGTACCGGTTTCTGCCGGGGGTCGCATTGATTACCCGCCGTTATCCGCAGAAATGCCGCTTTGACACGGCGGTCGTTCTGGACTGCGGCAATCTGGACCGGGTCGGCAGGGCTGCCGCCACGGTGTCCGACATTCCGGCGGTCGTCAATATTGACCACCATGTCACCAACGACGGGTTTGGAACCCGGCAGATAATCGACCCCAACGCGTGTGCCACGGCGGAGATTGTCTACCGCCTGGTGAAAGCCATGGGAATCGAGATCGACCAATCGATGGCGACATCGATCTATACCGGTATTATAACGGATACCGGCTCATTTCGCTTTTCCAATACAAACCATGCCGCCTTTGCCATTTGCGACGAAATGGTTAAATTGG
It contains:
- the rbfA gene encoding 30S ribosome-binding factor RbfA, whose translation is MKPFSRSDRVGGLIQRELSNLLQKNVSDPRLEGTIITGVKMSRDLRIAKIYFTSHGGKTQSQATAEGFKSALGYVKRHLADKLGLRYMPALQFYYDESFDYGANIDKLLQTAKKQAVK
- a CDS encoding bifunctional oligoribonuclease/PAP phosphatase NrnA — protein: MDKIITQLKESRNVLVTSHINPDGDAIGSLVAMGLALKSYGIKAVLFNESAIPAVYRFLPGVALITRRYPQKCRFDTAVVLDCGNLDRVGRAAATVSDIPAVVNIDHHVTNDGFGTRQIIDPNACATAEIVYRLVKAMGIEIDQSMATSIYTGIITDTGSFRFSNTNHAAFAICDEMVKLGVQPYKVAQHVYGTYSLGRIKLLNLALESIEITRNGNVSMMMLTQQMLNETGTHPEDADGLINYARRIEDVKMAALIQERSNGGNGAGGEKQFHVSLRSDGSVDVAAIASGFGGGGHPNAAGFGIKATLTDVKNKIVQLSETI